One Elusimicrobiota bacterium genomic window carries:
- the lcfB gene encoding Long-chain-fatty-acid--CoA ligase: MILSDYIRTNAERVPENVALVSKEGKITYRELEDRILKCAQGLSILGVKKGTTFALVLRNCPEFIVLSMALSKLGAIAVPINFLEKGDRIELILNDAKAEGIITAKEFLRNVQQAAENTPTLKYFFLRDGEQNQFKSFSSLIGEKKWSGDNDVTEEDLMMLLYTSGTTGLPKGVMLTHKNFSSNVDQCLAAIQLSAQDRFLCLLPLFHAFSWTACFLIPMKLGTMTVIIESLLPFDPVIKAIWENKVTLFVGVPQIFAALGARIQGVKAFLLRQLNPVRACISGAAPLQRNIHLAFEKSLGTPLLEGYGLTEAAPVVTLNPLEKRKVGSVGKPLPGVELSLRDDQGHPTNQGEVGEIWVRGANVMKGYYKKPDETRECLTKDGWLITGDMGQLDEEGYLTIVDRKKDLIIVKGLNVYPQEVENVIALDPGIKEVAVVGKVEKETGDEIIRAFVTIKEGASIEKSKLFDLCRKHLAAYKMPKEFIVLDEMPKNALQKILKKELRKRP, encoded by the coding sequence ATGATCCTTTCAGATTACATACGAACAAACGCAGAACGAGTCCCTGAAAATGTGGCCCTGGTCTCCAAAGAGGGAAAAATCACCTATCGAGAATTGGAAGACCGAATACTCAAATGTGCCCAGGGTTTATCAATCCTGGGGGTTAAAAAAGGAACCACCTTTGCGCTGGTTTTGAGAAATTGTCCGGAGTTTATTGTCTTATCGATGGCCCTCTCCAAATTGGGCGCCATCGCCGTGCCCATCAATTTTCTAGAGAAAGGAGACCGCATCGAACTGATTTTGAATGATGCCAAAGCCGAAGGGATCATCACCGCTAAAGAATTCCTCAGAAACGTGCAACAAGCCGCGGAAAACACACCCACCCTTAAATATTTTTTCCTCAGAGACGGCGAACAAAACCAATTCAAATCATTCTCAAGTTTGATCGGCGAAAAAAAATGGTCCGGCGACAATGATGTCACGGAAGAGGACCTTATGATGCTGCTCTACACCTCTGGAACCACGGGACTCCCCAAAGGCGTGATGTTGACCCATAAAAATTTTTCATCCAATGTGGATCAATGTTTGGCCGCCATTCAACTCAGCGCACAGGATCGATTTTTGTGTTTGCTTCCTTTGTTTCATGCTTTTTCATGGACCGCCTGTTTCCTGATCCCCATGAAACTAGGAACCATGACCGTGATTATTGAATCACTGCTGCCGTTTGATCCGGTGATAAAGGCGATATGGGAAAACAAAGTCACGCTTTTCGTCGGAGTTCCGCAAATTTTTGCCGCGCTCGGTGCTCGAATTCAAGGGGTCAAAGCCTTCTTGTTACGCCAACTCAACCCTGTTCGAGCTTGCATCAGCGGAGCGGCCCCACTCCAACGAAATATCCACCTGGCTTTCGAGAAATCCTTGGGAACACCCCTGCTAGAAGGATATGGCCTTACTGAAGCTGCTCCAGTTGTGACATTAAATCCCTTGGAAAAAAGGAAGGTGGGCAGCGTTGGAAAACCTTTGCCCGGGGTTGAACTCAGCTTGAGAGACGATCAGGGGCATCCAACGAACCAGGGAGAAGTAGGAGAAATTTGGGTCCGCGGAGCCAATGTCATGAAAGGGTACTACAAGAAACCCGATGAAACACGCGAATGTTTAACCAAAGACGGGTGGCTGATCACAGGAGACATGGGACAACTTGATGAGGAAGGCTACCTGACCATCGTTGACCGGAAGAAAGATTTGATTATCGTGAAGGGTCTCAATGTTTATCCACAGGAAGTTGAAAACGTGATTGCCTTGGACCCGGGTATTAAAGAAGTCGCCGTGGTTGGAAAGGTGGAAAAAGAAACGGGGGATGAAATTATTCGAGCCTTTGTCACCATCAAAGAAGGGGCCAGCATTGAAAAATCCAAACTCTTCGATCTCTGTCGAAAACATTTGGCGGCTTACAAAATGCCAAAAGAATTTATCGTCCTAGATGAAATGCCCAAAAACGCGCTCCAAAAAATCCTCAAAAAAGAACTGCGGAAGCGCCCGTGA
- the oppF gene encoding Oligopeptide transport ATP-binding protein OppF: MAVDAVSFELKQAESLGIVGESGSGKTTLSKILAGFLTADSGSAFLGPHDLLTMSRLKRASVVQMVFQDPFASLNPKLLLKTQLKEALKMPLKGGESLMEDVGLPLDFLNRYPHQLSGGQRQRFAIARALAANPKLLLADEPVSSLDISVQAQIINLLNDLRMKWKFSQIIISHDLAVIANTCDHILVMKEGRSVEQGTVESVLKSPQSAVTQSLIEAIPVL, from the coding sequence ATGGCCGTTGATGCCGTCAGTTTTGAGTTGAAACAAGCTGAAAGCTTGGGGATCGTTGGAGAATCGGGAAGCGGGAAGACCACTCTTTCAAAAATTTTGGCTGGTTTTCTGACCGCCGACTCAGGTTCGGCCTTTTTGGGGCCCCATGACCTCCTGACGATGTCGCGCCTCAAACGGGCGAGTGTGGTTCAGATGGTGTTTCAGGACCCCTTCGCATCGCTGAATCCAAAATTACTTTTGAAAACACAGCTAAAGGAAGCCCTCAAAATGCCTCTGAAGGGGGGAGAATCCTTGATGGAAGATGTGGGTTTGCCATTGGATTTCCTCAACCGCTATCCGCATCAACTTTCAGGCGGCCAACGGCAAAGGTTTGCCATCGCCCGGGCTTTGGCGGCCAACCCCAAACTCCTGTTGGCAGACGAGCCCGTTTCAAGCCTCGATATTTCAGTCCAAGCCCAGATCATCAACCTTCTCAATGATCTCAGAATGAAATGGAAATTTTCTCAAATTATCATTTCCCATGATTTGGCCGTCATTGCCAATACCTGTGATCATATTCTCGTGATGAAAGAAGGAAGATCGGTGGAACAAGGAACCGTCGAATCTGTGCTTAAAAGCCCTCAGTCCGCTGTCACACAATCCTTGATCGAAGCGATTCCGGTTTTATAA
- the oppD gene encoding Oligopeptide transport ATP-binding protein OppD produces the protein MIPLLDVQNLTIEYFHGKEANTAVRNVSFTLNKGECLALVGESGCGKSTIALSIMGLLPPRESRTVSGHIQFEGKNLTTFSQIEWQNFRGKKAGIIFQDPFSSLNPVLTVRDQIEETLALDGSTNIEAAMMNMLSKVRLNDPERIARSYPHQLSGGQRQRVMMAMAICRNPSLLIADEPTTALDVTVQSEIIQHLKSLQSLNHMAMLFVTHNLALVKNIADRIAVMRKGELVEYGNCTQILSTPTHPYTQGLIRCMPTLTRHPGPLPTIGEGA, from the coding sequence ATGATTCCCTTACTCGACGTTCAAAATCTCACCATTGAATATTTTCACGGAAAGGAAGCCAACACGGCCGTCCGCAATGTGAGTTTCACTTTAAACAAAGGGGAATGTTTGGCCTTGGTTGGAGAATCTGGTTGTGGAAAATCGACCATAGCGCTCTCGATCATGGGATTATTGCCTCCCCGAGAAAGCAGAACGGTAAGCGGCCATATCCAATTCGAAGGAAAAAACTTAACCACCTTCTCACAGATAGAATGGCAGAATTTCAGAGGGAAAAAGGCGGGCATCATTTTCCAAGATCCGTTTTCTTCTTTAAACCCAGTTTTAACGGTCAGAGATCAAATTGAGGAAACGTTGGCGCTGGACGGATCAACAAACATCGAAGCCGCGATGATGAACATGCTCTCCAAAGTTCGACTAAACGACCCGGAGCGTATCGCACGTTCCTACCCCCATCAGCTTTCGGGAGGTCAGAGACAACGCGTGATGATGGCCATGGCCATATGCCGAAACCCCTCTCTTTTAATCGCGGATGAACCCACCACCGCGCTGGATGTGACGGTTCAATCGGAAATTATTCAACACTTAAAATCGCTGCAATCGCTAAATCATATGGCCATGTTATTTGTGACGCACAATCTTGCGCTGGTAAAAAATATTGCGGATAGAATTGCCGTCATGAGAAAAGGGGAATTGGTGGAGTATGGAAACTGCACTCAAATTTTATCGACCCCCACTCACCCCTATACCCAAGGCTTGATCCGGTGCATGCCCACCTTGACGCGCCACCCAGGGCCTCTTCCCACCATCGGTGAAGGAGCATGA
- the gsiD gene encoding Glutathione transport system permease protein GsiD: MAFTGACMVLFLCGLALLAPWITPQDPFQQNLLNRLQAPSFKHWFGTDELGRDVFSRLLMGTRISLSIGFLAAFISIFIGTLWGLVSGYWRGWMDAILMRFVDVMLCFPTLFLILMILAVMDKPSLMMVMIIIGLTSWPGLARMVRGEVLSLRERDFMLAAKGLGLSTPRLLLVHMLPNVVSPVLVAATFSVGSAILTESALSFLGLGVQPPAPSWGSVLTSGKDFIHVAWWLSVFPGIAILVTVLAFNLIGEGLRDALDPRL, from the coding sequence ATGGCCTTCACGGGAGCCTGCATGGTTTTATTTTTGTGTGGCTTGGCCTTGTTGGCCCCATGGATCACCCCACAGGATCCATTTCAACAAAACTTGTTGAACCGACTTCAAGCCCCCTCTTTCAAGCATTGGTTTGGCACCGATGAGCTGGGACGCGACGTTTTTAGCCGACTGCTCATGGGAACCCGCATCTCCTTGAGCATTGGTTTTTTAGCCGCTTTTATTTCCATTTTCATTGGAACTTTGTGGGGCCTTGTATCTGGTTATTGGAGAGGGTGGATGGATGCAATTCTCATGCGTTTTGTTGATGTGATGCTCTGCTTTCCGACCTTGTTTCTCATTCTCATGATTCTGGCCGTCATGGACAAGCCCAGTCTTATGATGGTGATGATTATTATTGGTCTCACTTCTTGGCCGGGATTGGCCCGAATGGTGCGGGGAGAAGTGCTTTCACTGAGAGAACGCGATTTTATGTTGGCCGCCAAAGGACTGGGGCTTTCCACCCCGAGACTTCTTTTGGTCCACATGCTGCCCAACGTTGTATCCCCCGTGTTGGTGGCCGCCACTTTTTCCGTTGGGAGCGCAATTCTAACTGAATCGGCCCTTTCATTTTTGGGATTGGGCGTTCAACCCCCGGCCCCCTCATGGGGGAGTGTATTGACCTCTGGCAAAGATTTTATTCATGTGGCGTGGTGGCTTTCGGTTTTTCCCGGCATCGCGATACTCGTGACGGTTCTGGCCTTTAATCTCATTGGAGAAGGACTTCGCGACGCTCTGGACCCACGCCTATGA
- the dppB gene encoding Dipeptide transport system permease protein DppB — protein sequence MNYVLKRLLMIIPMLMGISFLTYLTICLAPGGPAAGIMQDFNPKVSSEYKQKQLEHFHFDKPYHVQYFLWVKRIVKLDFGESYKDNQPVLKKIASRLPKTLLLASLSLILTFLLAVPLGIFSALKQNSFWDRAITAFVFIGFSVPVYWVALLLMIGFGIHLGWVPVTGFRSIMADEMTRFEQILDIARHLALPLIVTSLTSLAGLSRYMRNGMLEVIQQDYIRTARAKGLPENKIIFKHALRNTLLPVITILGLSLPDLISSSVIFETIFSYPGLGRLTYEAAMSRDTFLIMPTVALGAFLTLLGNLLADVCYALADPRIRVR from the coding sequence ATGAACTACGTTCTTAAACGTCTCTTGATGATCATCCCCATGTTAATGGGGATATCCTTCCTGACCTATCTCACCATTTGTTTGGCTCCCGGAGGGCCCGCTGCGGGGATTATGCAGGACTTCAATCCGAAGGTCTCTTCTGAATACAAACAAAAACAACTGGAGCATTTTCACTTCGACAAGCCTTATCATGTCCAATATTTTTTGTGGGTCAAAAGAATCGTGAAACTGGATTTTGGGGAGTCGTACAAAGACAATCAACCGGTCCTAAAAAAAATAGCGTCGCGACTTCCCAAAACCCTCCTGCTCGCTTCTTTGTCTTTGATCCTGACTTTTCTGCTCGCGGTTCCATTGGGGATATTTTCTGCGCTAAAACAAAATTCATTTTGGGACCGGGCCATCACCGCTTTTGTTTTTATTGGATTCTCTGTGCCGGTCTATTGGGTGGCGCTCCTCCTCATGATTGGGTTTGGTATTCACTTGGGTTGGGTCCCTGTCACCGGGTTCAGATCCATCATGGCCGATGAAATGACCCGCTTCGAACAAATTCTTGACATCGCCCGCCATTTGGCCTTGCCGCTCATTGTCACGAGCCTGACCAGTCTCGCTGGTTTGTCCCGCTATATGAGAAATGGAATGCTTGAAGTGATTCAACAGGATTACATTCGAACCGCACGCGCCAAAGGTCTACCGGAAAATAAAATCATATTCAAACATGCGCTCAGAAACACGCTTTTGCCCGTTATTACGATTTTGGGATTGTCCTTGCCCGACCTGATCTCCTCCAGCGTTATTTTTGAAACTATTTTTTCTTATCCCGGATTGGGTCGGCTGACTTATGAAGCGGCGATGTCGAGAGACACTTTCTTGATAATGCCGACAGTGGCCTTGGGGGCGTTCTTGACCTTGTTGGGGAATCTATTGGCGGATGTGTGTTACGCGTTGGCGGATCCACGGATACGGGTGCGATGA
- the appA gene encoding Oligopeptide-binding protein AppA produces MPLAGAQILFFLLTACSSVSQTKDKYDPTKVDLTPVNGGSYVEASISDASYLNPILAKDSASSEINNLVFNGLLKFDKSLQITGDLAESWDVSHQGKTITFHLRKNVQWHDGVPFTSADVLFTYHMLIATHTQTAFGEDYKLITKAETPDPFTFRVTYGEPFAPALESWGMGIIPKHIYEGHDINTFKANRQPIGTGPFVFKEWIPDEKIVLTANPHYFRGRPPLNRYIYRIVPDMSVQFLELRQGSLGGMSPTPDQFNGYPEFFDSYNKFHYPAFRYDYVAFNLTHSLFSDIRVRQAISESINRQEIIDGVYQGLAVPATGPFPPTSWAYNPNVKVPAYDLEAAKNKLAAAGWIDHDGDGLLDKNGKIFEFTLTTNQGNKVRESMSQIIQNSLRRIGIKMDIRIVEWSVFLKYMEEKQFEAVLLGWNLARDPDCHAIWHSSNIGKGQYNFVTYKNTEVDQLIEEGRHTFDREKRKNIYQKIHALIANDTPYAFLVVPESLPVVHKKYIGVEQAPAGIGWNFEEWFIPKAWQTKNELRS; encoded by the coding sequence ATGCCATTGGCCGGGGCCCAGATTCTCTTTTTTCTGCTTACCGCTTGCTCCTCCGTCTCCCAGACCAAGGACAAATATGACCCTACAAAAGTGGACCTCACACCGGTCAACGGTGGGTCGTATGTGGAGGCCTCTATCAGCGATGCGTCCTATTTAAATCCAATTCTTGCGAAAGATTCCGCCTCGAGCGAGATCAATAACCTTGTTTTCAATGGATTGCTCAAATTCGATAAATCCCTTCAAATAACAGGAGACCTGGCGGAAAGCTGGGACGTCTCCCATCAGGGCAAGACAATCACATTTCATTTGCGAAAGAATGTTCAGTGGCATGATGGGGTCCCCTTTACCTCCGCTGATGTCCTCTTCACCTATCACATGCTCATTGCGACCCACACCCAAACAGCCTTCGGAGAGGATTATAAATTGATCACAAAAGCAGAAACACCTGATCCTTTTACTTTTCGCGTGACCTATGGTGAACCCTTCGCCCCGGCCTTGGAATCCTGGGGAATGGGCATCATTCCCAAACATATATACGAAGGGCATGACATCAACACCTTCAAAGCCAATCGACAACCCATCGGGACGGGCCCCTTCGTTTTCAAAGAATGGATTCCCGATGAAAAAATTGTGTTGACGGCAAACCCTCATTACTTTCGGGGACGACCTCCCTTGAACCGATATATTTATAGGATTGTCCCTGATATGTCCGTTCAATTTCTTGAATTGCGACAAGGCAGTTTGGGCGGGATGAGCCCCACCCCCGATCAGTTCAACGGCTATCCCGAATTCTTTGATTCCTATAACAAGTTCCACTATCCTGCGTTTCGTTACGATTATGTGGCTTTCAATCTGACCCATTCGCTGTTTTCCGACATCCGAGTCCGTCAAGCCATTTCAGAATCCATAAATCGACAGGAAATTATTGATGGGGTGTACCAAGGACTGGCGGTGCCCGCCACAGGCCCCTTTCCGCCCACCAGTTGGGCCTACAACCCCAACGTGAAAGTTCCCGCCTACGACCTCGAAGCCGCCAAAAATAAATTGGCGGCGGCGGGATGGATCGATCATGACGGAGATGGCTTGTTGGATAAAAACGGAAAAATATTTGAATTCACCCTCACCACCAATCAAGGCAACAAAGTCAGAGAATCCATGTCTCAAATTATTCAAAACAGTTTAAGGAGAATAGGGATCAAAATGGACATTCGGATTGTCGAATGGTCTGTCTTTCTAAAATACATGGAAGAAAAACAATTTGAAGCGGTTCTCTTGGGGTGGAATTTGGCCCGGGATCCCGACTGTCACGCCATTTGGCACTCCAGCAACATCGGCAAAGGCCAATATAATTTCGTTACTTATAAAAACACCGAGGTGGACCAATTGATCGAGGAAGGGAGACATACATTTGATCGGGAAAAAAGAAAAAACATTTATCAAAAAATCCATGCCTTGATCGCGAACGACACGCCTTACGCATTCCTCGTTGTACCGGAATCACTTCCGGTGGTGCACAAAAAATATATCGGGGTGGAGCAAGCCCCCGCGGGCATAGGGTGGAATTTTGAAGAATGGTTCATTCCCAAAGCCTGGCAAACAAAAAATGAACTACGTTCTTAA
- a CDS encoding putative zinc protease, which produces MKPPAIKETKFSNGLTLIHLHTKSDPISACHLFFPNGTDRESTPKAGVTTLMWSLLSKGTKNRSAQQIAEDIESIGAAIGGGATHDYSEISCHAVSEYFLPAIEIMSEMLFKPAYVPSEVEKEKAALLAGIRSKKENIFTVANETFNTQLYGNHPYARPPTGTVDTVSKLKTKDLLNWHREMVVPQGALLSVASNLSFSEIKSQVEKLFGPSLWKKRQSKLIKKLKKTPSIKSSHSTRLLEKFEQAYLLLGYSAPGITSKDYVPLKILNACLGGGMSARLFQQLREQEGLAYDVGAFYASKKCGSAFVTYMGLQPAKLEEAKSRILKILKEVSSTPVSKQELTETKNYIKGTFLMDHQTNSQRSHYLGWWKILGLGQDFDKRYISLVDKVSPKDIQRVAKKVLRGKSITIEIYPEKLAK; this is translated from the coding sequence ATGAAACCACCCGCCATAAAAGAAACGAAATTTTCCAACGGGCTCACGCTGATCCACCTGCACACAAAAAGCGACCCCATCTCGGCTTGCCACCTTTTTTTCCCAAATGGAACCGATCGTGAAAGCACCCCCAAGGCGGGTGTTACCACGCTCATGTGGTCGCTTTTATCCAAAGGAACAAAAAACAGATCAGCTCAACAAATTGCAGAAGACATTGAATCCATAGGCGCGGCGATTGGAGGAGGAGCCACCCACGATTATTCTGAAATTTCCTGCCATGCCGTTTCAGAATATTTTTTGCCGGCGATCGAAATCATGAGCGAAATGCTCTTTAAACCAGCCTATGTCCCGTCAGAAGTGGAAAAAGAAAAAGCGGCTCTGCTGGCGGGCATTCGATCCAAAAAAGAAAACATATTCACTGTCGCAAATGAAACCTTTAATACCCAACTTTATGGGAATCATCCTTATGCCCGCCCGCCGACTGGCACAGTGGATACCGTATCGAAACTCAAGACAAAGGACTTATTGAATTGGCACCGAGAAATGGTCGTCCCGCAAGGAGCGCTTCTTTCTGTGGCATCCAACCTCTCTTTCAGTGAAATAAAATCTCAAGTTGAAAAACTCTTTGGTCCATCACTTTGGAAAAAACGTCAATCCAAATTAATCAAAAAATTAAAGAAGACTCCCAGTATCAAGTCCAGCCATTCCACTCGCCTGCTGGAAAAATTCGAACAAGCTTATTTGTTGTTGGGTTATTCAGCCCCCGGCATCACGTCCAAAGATTATGTTCCACTTAAAATCCTTAATGCCTGTTTGGGCGGAGGCATGAGCGCACGTCTTTTCCAACAACTTAGAGAGCAGGAAGGTTTGGCCTATGACGTGGGCGCTTTTTATGCCTCCAAAAAATGCGGCAGCGCATTTGTCACCTACATGGGACTTCAACCCGCTAAATTGGAGGAAGCAAAATCACGTATTTTGAAAATTTTGAAAGAAGTTTCATCCACACCGGTTTCCAAACAAGAACTCACGGAAACGAAAAATTACATCAAAGGGACTTTCCTGATGGACCACCAAACCAACAGCCAACGCTCCCATTATTTGGGTTGGTGGAAAATTCTGGGTTTGGGACAAGACTTTGATAAACGATATATTTCTCTAGTCGACAAGGTTTCCCCCAAAGACATTCAACGCGTCGCAAAAAAAGTACTCCGTGGAAAATCAATTACCATTGAAATTTATCCAGAAAAACTTGCGAAATAA
- a CDS encoding putative zinc protease, translated as MPQILNDAPHPFKGTEIHTLANGLTLILRQDATVPVVALQAWTRCGAIDEKPSQYGISHGLEHMVFKGTPTRSAGQISRTVEANGGSMNAATQLETTHYYIDIPSYSVKPAIDVLADTLLNPTFPQEELERERLVILEEIHRRDDSPDATLWDEFASQVFKNTPYGIKVIGSIDTVSAMSRNDLMTYFHAHYVPSKMTMVVAGDFNKKAVLKQLTDHFEKLPFKKPPETPTVDTRFIGNPTRNILKKPVQLNYFGVGFPTVGYGNPDVVALDLLADVLGGGVSARLYQKLREKTEIVLSIGCDYIPFQQCGLFALFGETTPDKAQEALWRMAEEIDRISEEPVQMAELNRAKARMKSGWLHGSETPHGQANTLGSLHVLGQMDLLSTYLAQIDASTPEDLMEVYKRHIKGKTFFSTMVEPNS; from the coding sequence ATGCCCCAAATTCTCAATGACGCCCCGCATCCGTTTAAGGGGACCGAAATCCATACACTCGCAAATGGGCTCACGCTCATTCTCCGGCAAGATGCAACGGTTCCCGTGGTCGCCTTGCAAGCTTGGACAAGATGCGGCGCCATCGATGAAAAACCCTCCCAATATGGAATTTCTCATGGATTGGAACATATGGTCTTCAAAGGAACACCCACCCGTTCAGCGGGTCAAATCAGTCGCACCGTTGAGGCCAATGGGGGCTCCATGAATGCCGCCACACAGCTTGAAACAACCCATTACTATATCGATATCCCTTCTTATTCAGTCAAACCCGCCATTGATGTTTTGGCCGACACGTTGCTCAACCCCACTTTTCCACAAGAGGAATTGGAACGTGAGCGACTGGTTATTCTGGAGGAAATTCACCGGCGAGACGACAGTCCTGATGCCACGTTGTGGGATGAATTCGCCTCTCAAGTTTTTAAAAACACGCCATACGGAATCAAAGTAATTGGCAGCATCGACACGGTGTCGGCCATGTCGAGAAATGATTTGATGACCTATTTCCACGCCCATTATGTTCCCTCAAAAATGACGATGGTGGTCGCGGGCGACTTCAACAAAAAAGCCGTCTTAAAACAACTCACGGATCACTTCGAGAAATTGCCTTTTAAAAAGCCCCCTGAAACACCCACTGTGGACACCCGATTTATAGGGAACCCAACACGAAATATCCTCAAAAAACCCGTGCAACTCAATTATTTTGGCGTCGGTTTTCCGACCGTTGGATATGGAAATCCCGATGTGGTGGCCCTTGATTTATTGGCGGATGTTTTGGGAGGGGGAGTGAGCGCCCGCCTTTATCAAAAACTTCGTGAAAAGACCGAAATTGTTCTCTCCATTGGTTGCGACTATATTCCGTTTCAACAATGTGGATTGTTTGCCCTTTTTGGAGAAACCACTCCAGATAAAGCTCAAGAAGCCCTTTGGCGAATGGCGGAAGAAATTGACCGTATTTCCGAAGAACCTGTGCAAATGGCCGAACTAAACAGAGCCAAAGCGCGAATGAAAAGTGGATGGCTGCATGGATCTGAAACGCCGCATGGTCAAGCCAACACACTGGGATCTCTTCATGTGCTGGGGCAAATGGATCTTCTCAGCACCTATTTGGCCCAAATTGACGCGTCCACGCCAGAAGACCTTATGGAAGTTTACAAACGGCATATCAAAGGAAAAACTTTTTTTTCAACAATGGTTGAACCCAATTCATGA
- the nnr_1 gene encoding Bifunctional NAD(P)H-hydrate repair enzyme Nnr, producing MKTKILTVDQSRQLDKKAQTEFDIPLLILMENAGHQLAEHIRLALIPPINQCQVVILAGKGNNGGDTFVAARHLLQKNIRSQIFLVGDESELKAEAEINFRIIRKLGLSVEPLSAIDRAQNKWDRLPVLIVDGILGTGFTPPLKEPVTTAIRWINKFKKNHNCNVKVLAVDIPSGLHGDNGPIEQDIVRADLTITFACFKPGLLKSESKNYVGRLEVVDIGIPETLTQEAV from the coding sequence ATGAAAACGAAAATACTGACCGTTGATCAATCAAGACAATTGGATAAAAAAGCCCAAACAGAATTCGATATTCCTCTTTTAATCTTGATGGAAAATGCCGGGCACCAATTGGCCGAACATATCCGCCTGGCTCTCATACCACCGATCAATCAGTGCCAAGTGGTTATTTTGGCGGGAAAAGGAAACAATGGCGGCGACACATTTGTGGCGGCCCGCCATTTGTTACAAAAAAACATTCGCAGTCAAATATTTTTGGTGGGAGATGAAAGTGAGCTCAAAGCCGAGGCCGAAATCAATTTTCGTATCATCCGAAAATTGGGATTGTCGGTCGAGCCGCTGAGCGCCATAGACCGGGCTCAAAACAAGTGGGACAGACTTCCCGTTTTGATCGTGGATGGAATTCTCGGTACGGGTTTTACTCCTCCGCTAAAAGAACCAGTAACAACCGCCATTCGTTGGATCAACAAATTTAAAAAAAACCACAATTGTAATGTGAAGGTTTTAGCCGTGGACATTCCATCTGGACTTCATGGGGACAATGGCCCGATTGAACAAGACATTGTTCGCGCGGACTTGACCATTACATTTGCATGTTTTAAACCAGGGCTTCTAAAGTCTGAATCAAAGAATTATGTCGGTCGACTCGAGGTCGTCGATATAGGCATTCCAGAAACACTTACACAGGAGGCGGTATGA